A region from the Aquimarina sp. ERC-38 genome encodes:
- a CDS encoding mechanosensitive ion channel family protein translates to METWFTNFTELSPIWHWGFGLLIGFPLLVVLLNEIGYFATQRDPHLGKPIQSVRNFILPLGVLVILLVRIFNFDRDSLAINILETLIGVLAINTGLTLVTRFFFSKDGFSLFSKNVPQLFLDIIRVFLVLVGSAILLSAVWNVELGGLVTALGLGSFVLGLALQDTLGNLFSGIALVYEKPFEVGDYIKVDERYGKVIEMNWRAVHILTREKELIVIPHLMVGQNVIMNFSKPTKVHIIKQIVNFSYQDPPNTVKEALLNTCLNTPGILDHPEPEVKTNTYGDSAIQYEVEFGINSFEFHEEITDAFMTRVWYAAQRYHLTIPYPQLTLHRAENTIPPKETYANELDKKLKELPSQLPLESYKKSLAESGRILYFGAGEIIIRQGDATGVIYILIQGEIELLIKGNTGKDILVNTISEGDFFGEVALLSGRRSSMTAKAKNDVKAVKLTPDEVRNMVSNNQNLAYKMDEVMDSRRKSAKKQAKKEGSASGKL, encoded by the coding sequence GTGGAGACATGGTTTACTAATTTTACGGAGTTAAGTCCTATCTGGCATTGGGGTTTTGGGTTATTAATTGGTTTTCCGTTATTAGTGGTATTACTCAATGAGATAGGTTATTTTGCCACACAACGTGACCCGCACTTAGGTAAACCTATCCAATCGGTTCGGAACTTTATTTTACCCTTAGGAGTTCTGGTTATTTTACTAGTTCGCATTTTTAATTTCGATCGGGATTCACTTGCTATTAATATCCTAGAAACGCTTATTGGGGTATTGGCTATTAATACCGGCCTTACGCTGGTTACACGGTTCTTTTTTAGTAAAGATGGCTTTTCACTTTTTAGTAAAAACGTTCCTCAATTATTCCTGGATATTATACGGGTATTTTTAGTGCTAGTTGGATCTGCCATATTACTTTCTGCGGTGTGGAATGTAGAACTGGGCGGATTGGTCACAGCATTAGGTTTAGGATCTTTTGTGTTAGGTTTAGCTTTGCAGGATACGCTGGGTAATCTGTTTTCCGGTATTGCTTTGGTTTACGAAAAACCTTTTGAAGTAGGTGATTACATTAAAGTAGATGAGCGCTATGGTAAGGTTATAGAAATGAATTGGCGAGCCGTACATATATTAACCCGTGAAAAAGAGTTGATCGTCATACCGCACTTGATGGTTGGTCAGAATGTTATCATGAATTTTAGTAAACCTACTAAAGTTCATATCATCAAACAAATAGTCAATTTCTCCTATCAAGATCCCCCAAATACGGTAAAAGAAGCCTTACTAAATACCTGTTTAAACACTCCCGGTATTCTTGATCATCCGGAACCTGAAGTTAAAACAAATACCTACGGTGATTCGGCAATTCAGTACGAAGTAGAATTTGGGATTAACTCTTTTGAATTTCATGAAGAAATTACCGATGCTTTTATGACCCGGGTCTGGTACGCTGCCCAACGCTATCATCTTACCATACCTTATCCGCAACTTACCCTGCATCGCGCGGAAAATACGATTCCCCCGAAGGAAACCTATGCTAATGAATTAGATAAGAAGTTAAAAGAATTACCTAGTCAATTACCTCTGGAATCTTATAAAAAATCATTAGCTGAAAGCGGAAGAATTCTATATTTTGGGGCGGGTGAAATAATTATTCGTCAGGGTGATGCCACCGGAGTTATTTATATTTTGATACAGGGGGAAATTGAATTATTAATCAAAGGAAATACGGGAAAAGACATTTTAGTAAATACAATTAGCGAGGGAGACTTTTTTGGCGAAGTAGCCTTGCTGTCCGGAAGGAGAAGTTCTATGACTGCCAAAGCTAAAAATGATGTAAAAGCAGTCAAACTTACTCCGGATGAAGTCCGAAATATGGTCAGTAACAACCAAAACCTTGCTTATAAAATGGACGAAGTAATGGATAGCCGAAGAAAAAGTGCTAAAAAACAAGCAAAAAAGGAGGGAAGTGCTTCTGGAAAATTATAA
- a CDS encoding nuclear transport factor 2 family protein, producing the protein MKFKILLFTFINLTIIGIKAQSTDDMAVAEVLNNYINGSSFNNAEQLQSAFSNNATLYLTLRDGEKRLSSDEYVAFYKDKEKGSFSGRIGNILSIAIDNDIATAQVEIVIPEADLIFTDLFLLKNIESQWKIVSKTATKKKQEHHGRILFIVSNADFYKGTTIKTGTSFSEIVLAYDTFIKAGYYVDFVSPEGGAISSVYYAKNDTIQKAYYENQPFMNRLKYTKKPTEVNPSSYNAVYYVGGGAAMFDVPENKEIQAIAMSIYEKQNGIISAVCHGTAGIVNLKTKDENYLVANKEISGWPEAYENVEKPYFTSFPFLIGETIEKHGGTFTYGKRDDIHYVVDGRVITGQSNLTSAAVAHEVVSYLEKNKKE; encoded by the coding sequence ATGAAATTCAAAATCCTACTTTTTACTTTTATTAATCTTACCATCATAGGTATAAAAGCGCAGTCTACAGATGATATGGCTGTTGCAGAAGTTTTAAATAATTATATTAACGGAAGCTCTTTTAATAATGCTGAACAACTTCAAAGTGCCTTTAGCAATAACGCGACTTTGTATTTAACCTTGAGAGATGGAGAAAAACGTCTATCATCAGACGAGTATGTTGCATTTTATAAGGATAAAGAAAAAGGTAGTTTTAGTGGCCGAATTGGAAACATCTTGTCTATTGCTATTGACAACGACATTGCTACCGCTCAGGTTGAAATTGTGATTCCCGAAGCGGATTTAATCTTCACAGATTTGTTCTTACTCAAAAATATTGAAAGTCAGTGGAAAATAGTAAGTAAAACTGCCACCAAGAAAAAACAAGAACATCACGGAAGAATCTTGTTTATAGTTTCAAACGCTGATTTCTATAAAGGTACCACTATTAAAACGGGGACTAGTTTTTCTGAAATAGTGTTGGCTTATGATACCTTTATAAAAGCCGGATATTACGTAGATTTTGTCAGTCCGGAAGGTGGGGCTATCTCCTCTGTTTATTATGCTAAAAATGATACCATTCAAAAGGCTTATTATGAAAATCAACCTTTTATGAACCGCTTAAAGTATACTAAAAAGCCAACAGAGGTAAATCCTTCGAGTTATAATGCCGTTTATTATGTAGGTGGAGGAGCTGCGATGTTTGATGTACCGGAAAATAAAGAAATCCAGGCTATTGCAATGTCAATTTATGAAAAACAAAACGGAATTATATCTGCGGTATGCCATGGAACCGCCGGTATTGTCAATTTAAAGACAAAAGATGAAAATTATCTGGTAGCCAATAAAGAAATTAGCGGATGGCCGGAAGCTTATGAAAATGTAGAAAAACCGTACTTTACATCTTTTCCTTTTTTAATTGGAGAAACTATTGAAAAGCATGGTGGAACTTTTACTTACGGTAAAAGAGATGATATTCATTATGTAGTAGACGGCAGGGTAATTACCGGTCAAAGCAACCTGACTTCCGCAGCGGTGGCACATGAGGTAGTTTCTTATTTGGAGAAAAATAAAAAGGAATAA
- a CDS encoding helix-turn-helix domain-containing protein — translation MVYNKNYVFLYIQMGLSACFLIGVMLYYYTLATLQNIKRIPQSWKIHISLLAVFITTVGIWKPYQTERAFWNPHFVQFIYLIWGIYIALTIYTLRKVIVKFFRKKTSCSLQEVWLLVVCASVLAIFIAYNVGGKTWYISGAISFSVVSYLLIFFLLFKKNRKDIFNKEEYKYATKKITLPEAELLLDKLKVLMSEEKLYTDSEIKLKNLATKLNISAHKLSQLLNDNLGKSFSSYINEWRVEEAKQLLVHDSKYTLEAIGIEAGFSSKSTFYTTFKKLTGKTPAEYKKEKSRGFSPKL, via the coding sequence ATGGTATACAATAAAAATTACGTATTTCTATACATTCAGATGGGTCTTTCTGCTTGTTTTCTTATTGGAGTTATGCTGTATTATTATACCCTGGCTACCCTACAAAATATAAAGCGTATTCCACAATCGTGGAAAATACATATAAGTTTATTAGCTGTATTTATTACGACAGTGGGTATTTGGAAGCCCTACCAAACAGAAAGAGCCTTTTGGAACCCTCATTTTGTACAATTTATTTACTTAATATGGGGTATTTATATTGCATTAACCATATATACCCTTAGAAAGGTTATCGTAAAATTCTTTAGAAAAAAAACTTCTTGCAGCCTACAAGAAGTATGGTTACTTGTAGTTTGTGCAAGTGTTTTAGCCATCTTTATTGCCTATAATGTGGGTGGAAAAACCTGGTATATTTCTGGGGCTATTTCTTTTTCGGTAGTATCCTATTTGCTGATTTTCTTTTTATTGTTTAAAAAAAACAGAAAGGATATTTTTAATAAAGAAGAATATAAATATGCTACTAAAAAAATCACTTTACCAGAAGCTGAATTATTATTGGATAAGTTAAAAGTACTAATGTCAGAAGAAAAATTATATACGGATAGTGAAATCAAACTAAAAAACCTTGCAACCAAATTGAACATTTCTGCTCATAAATTATCGCAACTGCTAAACGATAATTTAGGAAAATCATTCTCCTCTTATATCAACGAATGGAGAGTGGAAGAAGCAAAACAACTACTAGTACATGACTCAAAATATACCCTGGAAGCTATAGGTATTGAAGCAGGGTTCAGCTCAAAATCTACCTTTTATACTACTTTTAAAAAACTAACTGGAAAAACACCAGCTGAGTATAAAAAGGAAAAATCAAGAGGTTTTAGTCCGAAATTATAA
- a CDS encoding helix-turn-helix domain-containing protein, protein MLDITTIKEVKVKIGKVCKALRKSNELSRDELAEMLDVSSTTIQNIENGKNATLDTILKVANHFGLLPSIANQIDKVIVDQNDVSLY, encoded by the coding sequence ATGTTAGATATAACTACAATAAAAGAGGTTAAAGTCAAAATTGGCAAGGTATGTAAAGCACTTCGTAAATCAAATGAGCTCTCTAGAGATGAACTAGCAGAAATGCTTGATGTCTCTAGTACCACTATTCAAAACATCGAGAATGGTAAAAATGCTACCCTCGATACTATTTTAAAAGTAGCAAATCATTTTGGATTACTACCATCTATAGCCAATCAAATAGATAAAGTCATTGTTGATCAAAATGACGTTTCACTATATTAA
- a CDS encoding type II toxin-antitoxin system HipA family toxin yields MARDKIIAIIAFGQEIGKLGYDIDQGKSFFQYNPEFLDTGKYSKLFPFIFKRTKSAQVFTEYQQDTFQGLPPMIADSLPDTFGNIIFQEWLTARGIQKVTPLEQLAYVADRGMGALEYKPVKELPNTSSININEIISILEKVLKLKEDTSGVALNDLSLLNVFKIGTSAGGARPKILISEHKETGKIIAGDSVTSEDYNHYLVKLHLDNSDGYNKEKVEYAYYLLAQEAGIDMMPSKLIEDKHFATLRYDRQNGEKQHVLTVTGLTGWDFKSQPENSSYENVFKVALALEVPHKDLQQLFKRMVFNLIFRNVDDHLKNHSFIYNKEKNSWNLAPAYDLTYALNPLFTFKTTSRALSINGKRTEITAKDLLMIAEKFVIKNPKGIVKEVQALIPRWMEVAGKLDIPENINKAIQKEINRIE; encoded by the coding sequence ATGGCTAGGGATAAAATCATAGCTATAATTGCTTTTGGTCAAGAGATTGGCAAATTAGGCTATGATATAGACCAAGGTAAATCTTTTTTTCAATATAATCCTGAATTTTTAGATACTGGAAAATACTCAAAACTGTTTCCGTTTATTTTCAAACGTACCAAATCAGCGCAGGTATTTACGGAATACCAACAAGATACGTTTCAAGGTTTACCGCCAATGATAGCGGATTCGTTGCCTGATACCTTTGGAAATATTATTTTTCAAGAATGGTTAACAGCAAGAGGTATCCAAAAAGTGACACCGTTGGAACAGTTGGCATATGTAGCCGATCGTGGTATGGGAGCCTTAGAATACAAACCCGTAAAAGAGCTACCCAATACTTCATCTATAAATATTAATGAAATCATTAGCATCTTAGAAAAAGTATTGAAACTAAAAGAAGATACGTCTGGGGTAGCCCTTAATGATTTGTCTTTACTAAATGTTTTCAAAATAGGAACGTCTGCGGGTGGTGCCAGACCTAAAATCTTAATCTCAGAACATAAAGAAACTGGTAAAATCATAGCTGGAGATAGCGTAACAAGCGAGGACTACAACCACTATCTAGTCAAGTTACATCTTGATAATAGTGATGGCTATAACAAAGAAAAAGTAGAATACGCCTATTATTTACTAGCGCAAGAAGCAGGTATTGATATGATGCCCTCTAAGTTGATAGAAGATAAGCACTTCGCCACACTTAGATATGATAGACAAAACGGAGAAAAACAGCACGTATTAACCGTAACAGGTTTAACGGGTTGGGACTTCAAAAGTCAACCAGAAAACTCGTCCTACGAGAATGTTTTTAAAGTAGCCTTAGCATTAGAAGTACCACATAAAGACTTACAACAGTTGTTTAAGCGTATGGTGTTCAATCTTATCTTTAGAAATGTAGATGACCATTTAAAGAACCATAGTTTTATCTATAACAAAGAAAAGAATAGTTGGAATTTAGCACCCGCATATGATTTGACCTATGCACTCAACCCACTATTTACATTTAAAACTACCTCTAGGGCTTTGTCTATTAATGGAAAGCGTACCGAGATTACTGCAAAAGACTTGCTAATGATTGCGGAAAAGTTTGTTATTAAGAATCCCAAGGGGATCGTTAAAGAGGTGCAGGCGTTAATTCCAAGATGGATGGAGGTTGCTGGGAAATTAGACATACCTGAGAATATAAACAAAGCAATCCAAAAAGAAATAAACCGAATTGAATAA
- a CDS encoding nucleotide pyrophosphohydrolase — translation MSEIKNLTDLLIKFRDDRDWKQFHNSKDLALAISIEASELNELFLWKSNEDVDKERLKEELADIISFVLLLAEKHNLDPSQIVKDKIKLNAQKYTVEKSKGSAKKYNQL, via the coding sequence ATGAGTGAAATTAAGAATTTAACAGATTTACTAATAAAATTTAGGGATGATAGAGATTGGAAACAATTTCACAATTCTAAGGATTTAGCTTTAGCAATTTCTATTGAGGCATCAGAATTAAATGAGCTCTTTTTATGGAAATCTAATGAAGATGTTGATAAAGAACGGTTAAAAGAAGAATTGGCAGACATTATTTCATTTGTTTTACTGCTTGCAGAAAAACACAACCTTGATCCTTCCCAAATTGTAAAAGATAAAATTAAGCTTAACGCACAAAAATATACCGTTGAAAAATCAAAAGGGTCTGCTAAAAAGTATAATCAATTATGA
- a CDS encoding DNA/RNA helicase domain-containing protein encodes MIGKEAFKIEIHDFNISSIDALDNFYANNLWPVVYLLHDEIVKEAYVGETTDTIIRLKTHLKNSRKNSLKTFRLISSPSFNKSATLDIESLLIKYLFGDGQYKLLNANLGIANHNYYQKKEVYLSIFKNIWNRLRGEGVAKHSLSHIDNSDLFKYSPYKSLTNEQIEGLQVILDSLLNDTVRRTFIEGAAGTGKTILAIFLFKLLNSDSAEFNYRDFGNDEIIIRHKVEKLKDKLVLPKIALVVPMSSLRNTLKKVFKNIQGLKANMVIGPAELGKNKYDIIIVDESHRLRRRVNLGAYFGAFDKINAKLNLEKLKGNELDWVLLQSSKSILFYDDAQSIKPSDIPKDDFDALKSQKNTQIKYLRSQFRVKGGNSYVTFIDNLLNCKLKETNEIYTDKNYDFLLFDNIHSFVKEIKKRDKEVGLSRMIAGYSWKWISNKNGNLWDIIIEDVKLKWNSTNIDWINSPNAINEVGCIHTTQGYDLNYAGIIFGNEISYSKEKKEIFIKEKNYFDINGKQSISDPKILHAYILNIYKTLMLRGIKGTYLYACDENLREYLSSHVEQYELTETIIESSRLKMSGDHFENSIPYFDLQVAAGSFSELQKANLTRWIELPKYMRFSEDYFSCTVIGESMNKIIPNGSICLFKRYRGGSRNGKIVLAQSYEIQNDCFGAGYTVKEYSSIKKNNEQTWEHESITLRPRSFNNSFIPLQLAQHEMESFKIIGIFERILI; translated from the coding sequence ATGATTGGCAAGGAAGCTTTTAAAATTGAAATACATGATTTCAATATCTCAAGTATAGATGCACTAGATAATTTTTATGCGAACAATCTTTGGCCTGTGGTATACTTACTTCATGATGAAATAGTAAAAGAAGCCTACGTCGGAGAAACTACCGATACGATTATTCGTCTTAAGACTCATTTAAAAAACAGTAGAAAGAATTCACTAAAAACGTTTAGGCTTATAAGTAGTCCTTCTTTTAATAAATCTGCCACACTAGATATTGAATCACTGTTGATTAAATATCTTTTTGGAGATGGACAGTACAAATTGCTCAATGCAAATTTGGGTATAGCAAATCATAATTACTATCAAAAGAAAGAAGTATATCTAAGTATTTTCAAGAACATTTGGAATCGACTAAGAGGAGAAGGTGTTGCCAAACATTCTTTGTCTCATATAGATAATTCGGATTTATTTAAATATTCTCCATACAAAAGCCTAACAAATGAACAAATAGAAGGACTTCAAGTGATACTTGATAGTTTATTAAATGATACAGTTCGTAGAACTTTTATTGAAGGAGCTGCCGGAACGGGGAAGACAATATTGGCGATTTTTCTCTTCAAGTTGTTAAACTCAGATAGCGCAGAATTCAATTACAGAGATTTTGGTAATGATGAAATTATAATTAGACACAAAGTAGAAAAATTAAAAGATAAGCTAGTTTTACCTAAGATTGCGCTAGTAGTACCCATGTCTTCTCTCAGAAATACGTTAAAGAAGGTTTTTAAAAATATACAGGGATTAAAAGCTAACATGGTGATAGGACCTGCTGAACTTGGGAAAAATAAATATGATATTATAATTGTTGATGAATCTCATAGGTTGAGGAGAAGAGTAAATTTAGGTGCTTATTTTGGTGCGTTTGACAAGATTAACGCTAAACTTAATCTTGAAAAATTGAAAGGTAATGAATTAGACTGGGTATTACTACAAAGTTCAAAATCTATCCTTTTTTATGATGATGCTCAATCAATAAAACCATCTGACATTCCGAAAGATGACTTTGATGCTCTCAAGTCTCAAAAAAATACTCAAATAAAATATTTACGTTCTCAATTTAGGGTGAAAGGAGGTAATTCTTACGTAACATTTATTGATAATTTACTTAACTGTAAATTAAAGGAAACAAATGAAATTTATACTGATAAAAATTACGACTTTCTACTCTTTGACAATATCCATTCATTTGTAAAAGAAATCAAAAAAAGAGATAAAGAGGTCGGATTGTCACGAATGATCGCTGGCTATTCCTGGAAATGGATCTCCAATAAGAATGGCAATTTATGGGATATTATAATTGAGGATGTTAAGCTAAAATGGAATTCTACAAATATAGATTGGATTAATTCACCAAATGCTATTAATGAAGTTGGCTGTATTCATACCACTCAAGGATATGATCTAAACTATGCAGGTATAATTTTTGGGAATGAGATATCATATTCTAAAGAAAAAAAGGAAATCTTTATTAAAGAAAAAAACTATTTTGATATAAATGGAAAACAATCTATCAGTGATCCAAAAATTTTACACGCGTATATCCTAAATATTTATAAAACTTTAATGCTTAGAGGTATAAAAGGAACATACCTATATGCTTGTGATGAAAACTTGAGAGAATATCTATCGTCTCATGTTGAACAATACGAATTAACCGAAACAATTATTGAATCTTCAAGATTAAAAATGAGTGGTGATCATTTTGAAAATAGTATTCCTTATTTTGATCTTCAAGTTGCAGCCGGAAGTTTCAGTGAACTACAAAAAGCAAACTTAACTAGATGGATAGAATTACCAAAATATATGAGATTTTCAGAAGATTATTTTTCTTGTACAGTGATTGGCGAATCTATGAACAAAATTATTCCAAATGGGTCTATTTGTTTGTTCAAAAGATATAGAGGTGGATCACGAAATGGTAAAATAGTTTTGGCACAATCATATGAGATTCAAAATGATTGTTTTGGAGCTGGCTATACAGTTAAAGAATATTCGAGTATTAAAAAAAATAACGAACAAACATGGGAACACGAATCGATAACGTTACGTCCCAGATCTTTTAATAATTCTTTTATCCCTCTACAACTTGCACAACATGAAATGGAAAGTTTTAAAATTATTGGAATTTTTGAAAGAATTTTAATTTAA
- a CDS encoding IS5 family transposase — MQSKYNRLTTQQWEYMELFLPKKTRGHYKLRDIVDAILWQLRTGTQWRNLPDSFPKWQSVYYYFRKWQKDGTQERLNIELNKMERNRQGKEPTPSLLSIDSQSIKSGPFTSMSKGVDGNKKVNGRKRHVITDTLGLVWGVVVGAANEADGVVANKVVEPLLGYLDRMEKIVADHAYKTIFKRWAEENVIGLEVKISSTPPSTKGFVPLKWRWVTERTFGIFNFFRRLDKDYEKTKESQESWVLWQNCQIILNRIR; from the coding sequence ATGCAATCTAAATATAACAGATTAACTACCCAGCAATGGGAATATATGGAATTATTTTTACCTAAGAAAACCCGGGGGCATTATAAACTACGGGATATTGTAGACGCTATTTTATGGCAACTCCGTACAGGTACTCAGTGGCGTAACCTCCCGGATAGTTTTCCAAAATGGCAAAGTGTATACTATTACTTTCGCAAATGGCAAAAAGATGGGACACAAGAGAGATTAAATATTGAGCTTAACAAAATGGAGCGGAACCGACAAGGGAAAGAACCAACACCTAGCTTGTTATCCATTGATAGTCAATCCATAAAGTCCGGTCCTTTTACAAGTATGTCAAAAGGGGTTGACGGTAATAAAAAGGTAAATGGCCGTAAACGTCACGTAATTACTGATACGTTAGGTTTAGTTTGGGGGGTTGTTGTAGGGGCTGCCAATGAAGCTGATGGGGTAGTAGCCAACAAAGTTGTGGAACCTTTATTAGGGTACCTGGATAGGATGGAAAAAATAGTAGCTGATCATGCCTACAAAACAATATTTAAGAGGTGGGCTGAAGAAAATGTAATTGGACTTGAGGTAAAGATATCATCAACTCCCCCATCCACAAAAGGTTTTGTTCCCTTGAAGTGGAGATGGGTAACTGAAAGGACTTTCGGTATCTTCAACTTCTTCAGAAGACTCGATAAAGACTATGAAAAAACGAAGGAAAGTCAAGAATCTTGGGTATTATGGCAGAATTGTCAAATCATTCTCAATAGAATAAGGTAA